The following is a genomic window from Dehalococcoidales bacterium.
AATACTCTATTGACAAATTTGGGGCGGTTGGCGTATAGTATGGGATGGAGGGGAGGCCGCAGAACAGTTCAGTGCCGGCGTTAGGAGGCCGTTTAGATATCTAACCCTGTCTCCCTTTTCGTCAGCATAGCATCCCAGCTATTGCATGGCGTATCCCCGATTTGGTATAGTAGCTGCTGAGGGGTGTTTCAATGGCCCGACAACGATTCATCTACCCGGATTTTTGGTCGGACGAGGATATAGCCGAACTGACGCCCACTGAGCGCTTGTTCTTCATCGGCTGTTTCTCTAATGCGGACGATGAAGGAAGGCTGTTGGGCAATCCGCCTTTCCTCCGAAGTACGATTTTCCCCTATGACGATTTCACGCTTGAACAGATTGTGGAAATGCGCGATCATGTCCTTCGGAAATGCAGGAATCTAATGCTCTATGAATACCGGGGACGCGAATATCTTGCGTTTCTGAAGTGGCGCGACTATCAGCATCCGCGTTACCCCAAGCCCTCCAAACTACCGCCACCACCCGACAACCCTACGGAACCGCAGCTACCCGACGACAATCAAGATGGTGACCAAGCAGTTACCATCCCGCAACCAAATGGTAACCAAGACAGTAACCACGCAGACACCGCGTCGCAACCAAGTGGTAACCAAGACAGTAACCGCGTGGACACCACAACAGCACTACGGGTTGGGTTGGGTTGGGTTGGGAAGGGTAGTAGTAGTACTAGTACTAGCGCTATCGTCAAATTCTGGCAGGACAACCGCTTCGGCATGATAACCCCCGTGATTCTTGATCGCCTCAAAGCCTACATC
Proteins encoded in this region:
- a CDS encoding DnaD domain protein, with amino-acid sequence MARQRFIYPDFWSDEDIAELTPTERLFFIGCFSNADDEGRLLGNPPFLRSTIFPYDDFTLEQIVEMRDHVLRKCRNLMLYEYRGREYLAFLKWRDYQHPRYPKPSKLPPPPDNPTEPQLPDDNQDGDQAVTIPQPNGNQDSNHADTASQPSGNQDSNRVDTTTALRVGLGWVGKGSSSTSTSAIVKFWQDNRFGMITPVILDRLKAYIEDDGLQADLVLWALEQAVASGPEKQNLRYVRGILDRCRRQGIRTREEAEAAGKRRQRDGPKEPEIIIEERPE